aaaaaattaaaaaaaaaacaatttaaaacatgTATAATCTGGCTTTAATGAACACTAACACTGAAAGAATATGTTGTCCCCACAAAAATGTGTACATAAATATTCATGGTAGCCTATTCATAATGGCACCAAactagaaacaatctaaatgtacatcaactaatgaatggacaaacagaatgtggtatatccatacactgGAGTGCTATTCAGCAATAACAAGGAACAAATTATTGATATACTCTACAATACAGATGAACTctcaaacattatgctaaatgaaaaaagccagacccTGAAGAATGCATATTGTAAGGTTCCATCTATATGAGATTTCCAGAAAAGTCATATCTGTGGAGTCAAAAAGGAGAAGATTGGGGCCAGGAGTGGAAGTGCATTGACCGCAGCCGTCTCAAGAGAACTATTTTGGatgatgacaatgttctaaaactgcattatggtgatggttgcacaattctataAATTTGCTAAAAATCACCAAACTATCTATCCAATAGATAAAATTTAAGGTATCTAAAttgttatacctcaataaaagttttaaaagagagagggaagaggcaGTCATGCAAGTTCAAAATGTAGCCTGGATCTTTACTCCTCGCACTTCATTCCTTGTCCCTAAACCAACATGTGCAGCCAGCTGACCCCTCTGTTCATTCTGTGATTTTCTTTGATAACAGCTGTTAAAACAGCTGTAGGAAATGCATCTGAGTGATTAACCAGTTATACATAGATAAGCCAAGTATTTGGACCATTCCAATAGATCCAGTATCATGTCTTTATCTCATTcagtgttaaaataaaaaagaatcagtgtTACAAAATACCATTCAAAAGAACATGATGcttggttctttctgatgtaaggaaaatgttcagagatagattgtggtgatgaacacataactatgttatcatactgtggacagtggattgtacaccatggatgattgtatggtgtgtgaatgtatttcaataaaactgaatttaataataataataaaaaaaagaacatgatgcTGACATAGAAAGATGTCTGAGGTATGTTGAGTGGAAAAAACCAAGTTGCAGAAGAGTGGGCTTCCATTTTGGCTTTAAAATAAGACATGGATGTAGTACGTATCTTTCTGTGTTTGGAGCAGGGTTTGAGGGGCACACACCACACTGGTGATGGAGGTTTATCTTTGGAATGGCAGAGGGGAGGTCTGCAGAAAACAGTCACAATTTACCTCATACTCCTGTTTGGGTTGGAATTTTTTCAAGAAGCACACGTTGATTGTTATCACTTTAAAAACATTGATTAAAAGAACTAGTATTATAAGATAATATCCAGAGGCCATTTGAAGCCATATGCTGAAGACAAACGTGGAATCTCTTTCCATGTTATCTCCTAATAGTAACATTCTATGTATTTCTTGAGAATCTCCTTGTGATTAGCTTGCTGATGATTCATTCCTGGCCTACTCAGGGTGAGGCAAATTTATAATGTATGATTAAAACAATCCTTATTTGAAATGGAATTCAGAGATCTGGCATTGAGGGTAGATATTTCTCCTCTTCTAGAAGTGGGGATGGTTTGATAAAAGCTGCTTGTGCAAATGGACTTTGGCAATACCATTTCCTGTCTGTTTCTGCTATCActataacatttttgaaagttttactGGGCACTAAATGGCTTCCTGTAGCCAAACCTTTTAACAGATTGGCTCAGGCACCAGTTAGGGACAATTGAACCAAATTCCCAAAGAAGTTGCAAGAATGATGCATTGGTGAAGATTTTACAGTTGATGAATCTTCCCCACCCTTTCTTCAACATGCCTTCATTCTGTCCAAGGGAGACTTCTTGGCAGAGAGCAGTGTTTCTGGCGGAGGTTAGCTCCTGGCTTTTCTGATGGACAGAGGCTCTTAAGAAATGTGGGAATATGACATATCTGCAGCATTTTGACCTTCTCCCGTGTTTGACCTTCTCCCGTGGTGTCTCCGCTTTCATGGGGATACCTTCCTCCTACCTCGTGCTGCCTGCTGTAAGCCTCATCCTGAGCCTGATGCCGGGCCCTGCCCCAGGTCATCTACCCTCCCCACCCCTAGCCCCCAGGAATAGCCCATAGACTCATTCTGCAAAGGCTCTGTTCTCTGAGGCCACCCATTAGTCCAGTTTAGCTCATCTATGCAAACTCCAGTTGAGTGTTTCCTCAGTGCCAGGCTGGGTAGAGAAGACTATGctgagcttacagtctagtggaaTAGATGGatacataaatatttcttccagTGCAATGTGGTAAGTGTTCAAATAGAGAGATCTAATAAACTCATGCCCCCTCCTATCTAAATATCCAAAAAGAGCTGCACGCAGAGAGTATAGAGATGAGTAAGACACTACCCCTGCCCTCACCAAAGCCCTTAGTATAATAGTAGAGAAAAGACATATAATCAAACGAATTGCAACATAGCCAACAGATCTTCATGAGCAAAGACAGAGTTAGCGTAGATGACAGGTAAAATCATCCATGTAGGGAGCTGTTAGAGGCTTCCCAGAGGCTCTGACGTTGGACTGCATTTATAAGATGAATACATTAgttaggtgttctagtttgctaatgctgctgggatgcaaaacaccagaaatggattggctttcatgaaagggagtttatttggttacacagttacagtcttaaggccataaagtgtccaaggtaatgcattaacaattgggtaccttcactggaggatggccaatggtgtccggaaaacctctgttagctgggaaggcacgtggctggcgtctgctccaaagttctggtttcaaaatggctttctcccaggacgtcccgctctagcaagcttgctcctcttcaaaacgtcactcacagctgcactgagttccttctctttgagtcaactcatttatatggctccactgatcaaggcccacccaatgggcggggccacactccatggaaattatccaattagagtcatcacccacagctgggtggggcacatctccaaagaaaatcTAAttagcaccaaaacttctgccccacaagactacatcaaagataatggcatttgggggacacaatacattcaaactggcacattaggCATgtaggaaaggagggagagagcatTCCAGGCACCAGGAACAGCATGTGCTGAGGCATTGAAATAAGAGACAACATGACGTAGTATTCAGGAACCCACCAGTGACAGGCGACAAGGCCAGAGAAGGAAGCAGGGTGGATGTGAGGGaccctgtgtgccaggcagaaGAATGCAGCTTAACCTCACAGGAACtactgaagaattttaagcagcAAAGAAACAGTCGGATTTTGCATTTTAGACAGATTACTTCACTGCCTGCATGCGACAGACCGCGTGATTAGAGGATCTCCCCAGGGTGAAAATTTAGTCCAAAAGCAATAATtctttaagaaacattttttctGCTTGTAAAAGTAATCCATGGTCACTTGAGAGAATTTGGAAaacacaagaaacagaaataatgaaattaaaatcataattccATAAATAGACATAGATCCATTTGCAAATATGTATGGATCAAATTGGAATCACATACTAGAAAGAATgttgtattattttccttcttaacATTATATTGTCAGCATTCTCTTACATCAGTGAATATACTGTGAAGACTGAAGTATTTATTGTAGTGGTGGAAATTTCAGATGTGGTTTCGCAAGCTGGTAGGAAAGatagaggagaagagagaggcccCTCAATGTTTCCCAAATCATACAAAGTGCAGAACCTGGTGGTtagtttcaataaatgtttgttgaattaaatatCAGCTAGAACTACCCTGGATCTGAGACAGAGAATTTGCAAAAAATATctataaggagagagagagagctttaagTAAAAATCAAATGGACATTTAATAGTGGTTACTCTACATACTGGTAATTAAGATTTTCTTCATACCTGGAAAATTGtattctggtaccaaaatctgatGTTAtgacattagattttttttttatatcatagCCAATGCTCAAGAGAATAACCAATTATCTATTTTGTGCATTAGTCATGCTCTTTCATTTACCTCCTTTCTCTAgctatcaacttttttttttttaaatagataacacactgaatttaaatttattaactgGAAGGTATGCATAACAAAACTTTTTTGAGTTCCTGTGCTCTTTGACTGGTGAGGCTTAATTAATCCTATTCATTGTCATATCTAGCCATGATTTAGGATGTCACTCAAATTTAAGCCTCTGCTCAAAATGCATACTGtcaattaacttaaaaatattccttgtttatTACTTTTCTCCATGATGATCTTAGTTTCCTTGGATAAACGAGATTCCTCTGTTCTTTATGCAGAGCTTGTCCAACAAGGCAATCACCTGGTCAAAGGGTTTCAAAGCCCTTTGTACAACATGGTACCTTTCGGTTCAACCACAGATAATTACAAGAAATAGACACTGATTGAACATATACCCGAATGCCTGGTTATCCAAATTTCTGGATCAGGAAGAAGATGATGAAGGAGGATGTTTGAATAATAGGAAGAAGATGAgggctagggaggcagggaaatTCCAACACTCCAACAGTGCCTTCTATGCTCCTGGTTCACTTGGATGCATTGACAATCTTAGCTGGATTCCCAAAGTCATATATTGCTTTCCAATTGTTTCAACTCAGCTCATACCTTGTAGCCCTAGAGCTGCACCCACAAAGGCCTGTTTGCTTGACTTTATACTCCCCTAATCTTGATATAAGCAATAAACTCATGATTTGAAGCCAGATTTTATTTCAAGTCCCATGCTTGTGGTCATTATAGGCTTCAAAGGCTTGAAGGCTTGCTTCCCCCTTGGGTCAGTAGCATTCTAGCTGGCTGGCAATACTTGGGTTCCTTACCTTTTCCTTAGAGCTCCCATCACAAGGCaatgtcctctcccttctctctagCTGTCAACTTTTAAGAAACTTTACTAGAGGGTGGACAGGGGAAGGAAACTCACAAGCAGTATATTTTATAGCAGCATAGGAAAGGCAAAATTTCTAATTTAGGAAAGAGCCTAGGATTGTTGAATTGAATGAGGCTTTTCAGTTCTTCATGTATATTTTAGTTGTAACTGTGTGTTTGGCTATCTGATTGGCTTCTGTAAGAGAGCTCCAAAATAATAGTAAcctaaacaaaatagaatttgatTTCATCTCTCAAGTTAAAAGTCTGAAATGTCAGTTCTGCAGTCATTCAGATCAACTCTTCTTCTATTTTATTGCTTTGGTGTCCTCAACAGGTAGTTTCCACCTCATGGTCCAAGATGGTTGCTCTAACACCTGCCATCATGTCCATATTCCAGCCAGTGGAAAGTGGGAAGAGGAAAGTCTTTCCTTTTCAAGGCAGACCAAATAATTGCATACTTTACTTGCACTAACATTCCATTGGTCAGAATTTGATCACATATAGCTGCAAGGGCATCTGGGAAAAATAGGCTTAGTGGATGGTTAAAATTCCAAACTTCTGTTTCTAAGGGAAGATGGAGAGACCAGATATTAGAGAACAATTGGCAGTCTCTTCCACACCATGCTATCTTCTCCCATGAGTGTGGAAGACAAGTTACTCTGTCTCCACTGTTAAATTCCTTCATGCTTCCAGCAATGCTCCAAGACACTCTTTTGATGCTTCCAGACGACGACTCTGAGACTGCTGATGAAATGGAGGAGGAAATCCCGGTGGTGATTTGTGCGGCGGCAGGGAGAATGGGGGCTGCTATGGCCGCCATCAACAGCATCTACAGCAACACTGATGCCAACATTTTGTTCTATGTAGTTGGACTTCGGAACACTCTAACTCGAATACGGTAATTTGGGGTTTTCTActtccttttcatctttctttaaaTGGATACTCCAGTTTTTTAATGGTTTGATAAACGTCATTAGAATTAATGAGGGGGTAGCCTGAGGTCTACTTGGTGACCTGACCAATGTATAGCCTAGATAAGGAAATTTCAGCAAAGCCTCACTGATCTGGTAGGAAAATGCATCACACTGCAGAAGTGAATTGtctaatgaacaaaataaagaatccaAGCAATTTGTATAAAATCTTTCTTTCTGATaatggtttcttttttccctgctttCTTAACCTAGGAGAATATTAACATGATTTAACCATTTGAATATGGCTCAGAGTCATCATTAATTGTACTATAATTTTTGAACAGCAGTGTGATCTCCTTTCTAGCACAAAACATACTAAAAACAatttttgagttgaattttgaagaaataaacataaaataatatttaaaatatatttataaaaatgtgggATAACTGTATAATCTTGCAGTGGAGAGTGCCTCTACAAGCCCAGGAGTCAACTGATAGGTTTGActacataaattttaaaacttttagatGATGAAAAGCACTTTTAGTTAAATTAGCCACACAAAGTAttaagacaaaatattttcaacacaCATGACAAAGGATtgttatccaaaatatataaggaattcttttaaaaattaaaaaaaaatgtaaacatctaGGAGGAAATGGCCATAGAATTACAAACACAcaactcataaaagaaaaaatgcaaatggtcaataaacatgaaaaaatgttctgtgttactaatagggaaatgcaaattaaaataacaatgacaTATAGTATTTTAcacatcagattggcaaaaattaaatagATACTATTTGGTTGCAGAAAAATGGACATTCTTATTCCTTATTTACAAAATGTATATCACATAAATTGGTAAAGCATTTTGAGAGGACAGTATGGAAATATCtattaattttatctattttaatacCTATATGTGGATATAATATGAATTACCATTTTAACTCCTAGAAATATGTGCTACAAAAATTCTAGCGCATATTACAAAATATATGTGCAAAGATGTTAATGTCAACATTTGTGAAATAGTAAACAAATTGGAAAGTGCTTAAATATCTAACAATAGAGGGATGTTCAAATGAACTATGGAATGTTACCCAGCTATTAAATAAAGAAAGTTGATTTGTATACAGTGACACAGCAGGTCCCTAAGGCACCTAGGGAAAAAGGAAGATGCAGTACAATTAATATAGTATGATCaactttatgaaaataaaaacccaaaactATAAATGTGTACATGTAAATGTGTCTGTATGTTTCCATTAAGAAAAAGAACTGGAAAGATATCAAATTGTTTAACAGTGACTCTCTGGGGAGGATGATGGGATTGGGGAAAGAGTTGGAGAGGAATTTAAGGTATTTCAGTGTTATTTCCATCATTCATAAGGTGAATGTATTTATGTAGTGcttttataattacattttatttttgtaaagacACTATCAGGAGATCCTGAGATATGTCAGGCATTTGCCCCTACTTCACATGGCCCCTGGTGCAGTGTTTTTTGAGGGCTTTATGtatgctttttagtttttttgacTCACTTTTCACTCTCCTTAATTATTGTTGCTATTCATTAGTTTAGCCTGCAATTAACAGTCCCTTAATTATGAAAACAGATAACCAAACACACAATGTTGACATGTGAAATATGCTCTGAATAAGGGTTTGTACTTGAATAAAAAGCATGAGCTTTAGTGACTTTATGGTGTTTATAAGGCTTGGCTCCCATGCTATCCCATGGCATACTTGGCTATCCAGTCATTCCTCCCcccttttaaaagtatttcaaaaactctttaaaatgcagaaacagaaaattgtATAAATCCTGAGCATGCAGGTTAGTGAATCATTACAAAGTGAACACACCCATGAACcaccacatcctcaccaacacttagtaGGATCAGTCTTTTTaactttagccattctggtgagtTTCCAGAGGTACctaactgtggttttaatttgaggTTCCCTTATTTCTAATGAGGCCGAGCACCTTTTCACAGTATTTCTTGGCCATCTGGATGTGCATGTTCCAGGGTCTTGCTGATTTTTCTGtgagttgtctgtctttttcttattgatatgGCCAGTTTTTATGATTCAAATTTTATAGATCTAAATTTCATTTAGaagatttcattcttttgttgatTTAAAATCAATGATAAATGTTACCATGTGTGGCTTTTAGTTATTAGAAACTTTGAGATTATGTCTACCAAGAATAGTATAACAAATTGGATAGAAGATTGTCAGAAGTTCTGTAGGACTAAGAAATGGAAGTGGAGGTGTGGAATGGAGAGAAACagacaaggagaaggaaaaggggggagggcagggggaaggaggagaagatgAGGAAGGAGGACAGGTGAGGGAGACTGAAAGATGGAGACAAAGAGAcacaggtaaatgcaaatcattGTCGGGGTCAAAACAGCAGAGTAAAAATGACTGGTCGAAGTGGAAGATTCAGAAGGTCCTGCTTCAGAATACTATAGAGCTGTGACCACCTGGCCAAGACAGGGCCAGCAGCCACAGAAAGAACCAATGAAGGAATATTTTTTGTTCTTCTGGTTTCCTGTGGAGATTATTTGGATCTGGGAAGATATTTGGTTATAActattttccttcattcctttgctGAAAGAGTTATGTGAATGAAAAAAAGCAGGGGGAAGctagctaagtccccaaacccagaggcagtagtctcttcaagaacatcaactagatgtgtcccctttgctcataaaattgacaccccttttcaacatgaacaggttaggatggtctctgcctagacatccctgaagatcaggaaagtaattaaactagaggaaggggtagcaacagacaagacggaatttgacaaaggattatgaatactgaatatttatataattttcttttccttagttgctaggctattagaatagttagaaggaaagaactgaaatggtggaactataacccacagcatcctttgaaatttgttctatagctacttgttaagtggtaatttgaaagctatacctttttgtatatatgttttatttcacaataaggaaataactaaaactatggtactataactcataacaactttggaaatttcctatatatctacttgttaaatcatactttgaaagatattacctttttgtatatatgtttcataataaggaaataactgaaactatggtattgtaacctaaaatattctttgaaatttgctctgtaactacttgttaaattccacttggaaagttgtcacttttatgtatgtatgttatattctacaatttaaaaaatgggaaaaaaaagaaagcagggggaAGGGTGAGATTTGAAGCCAGACCAGATGGGGAAAAACTCAGAAAGATTTATAGACTGAACTCTACCAAggttatacatattttattttgatctttCTGAGGAGGCAATAGATTGGCCCTGAGGCAGCAGAAGCAAACTGAGGAAAAGTTTGTGGTATTCACCCAAGTTTTTCTGTCATCTCTTTAGAAAATGGATTGAACATTCTAAactgagagaaataaactttaaaattgtGGAATTTAATCCTATGGTCCTCAAAGGGAAGATCAGACCAGACTCTTCACGGCCTGAATTGCTCCAGCCTGTGAGTAGGAATCACGCACGTGCTGGGGAGAGTCCTTGGTGAGGCCCTTGGTTGATTGAGAAGCATTTTTGACAGACCTGTGGGAGCACCATCCGGTTGAATGGAGACGGAATATTTTACATGCCTCACAGTATGAGATGTCCACCAAACTCTGCTTATTTATAGTTTATAAACCACCTGCTCCAGGAAGGATTTAGGATGGTTTACGTAAATATAATGAAACTAtagaagcattaaaaaaatgttgGTTGCGTTCACATCAGCATCGTGGGGGCTAAGGGTGAGCCAAGTGGCAAGGCCAGGGAAAAATATCCCAAACATGTGGGCTGTCTTATGTACTGTGATTATACATGAAATTTAACTTGGAGTATCCCAGTAGCTATGGAGAAACAACAGCATGATGGATTATCTACTTCATAGCATCAAATAAGGGAATAGTatcatgagaaaatatttttcctgacATTGATCTGAAATCATTTTACTGCAAGAGTTCTTACAAAAGGGACCCTCTGCTCTATACAGACCTGTGTTTttagttgtaggtttactgaaaatGTAGCCACCTCCTATGTATAATTACTGCTTGAACCCATCCTTAAAAAATGTATGAAGTTCTAAGCCCTCTGTCTAATGACAGAGTATTTTCCCAATTCTAGATATTTAGTCAGAGAGGGAGAATTGGGATTTGGGATTTAATGGTGGTGTCACGAATAAAACTCGTGCTCCCACTTCCAGGTCATGTTTCCCTGAACTTTTTCTGATTTAAGTTGCTAAGAGGTTGAACTTGGCttctatgtgtgtgcatgtgcctcTTTAAGGCTGATTTAGTTGACACTCATTAAAATGACTGATTGTAGAGGAAGGCGGGTGTTTTCTGGTCCCAGTGATTGACTAGGAAGCCTGAGTGGCTCCCACTGCAACGACTCGCAGAGACGAAGGTGGCCACAGCCTCAGCGGTGGGGAGGTTTGGAGCTAGGGGAGCCCTTGGTCTGGCCGTGCTGGGCACTGGGAAGGAAGCTCAGCCAGGCATCCTCCAAGCCCAGTTTTATTCTGCTCCTCACCTGGTGCCAAGCTGAGGCTGTGTCAAGCTGACTCTCCAGCCATAATACCTcttcccccactttgcctctttttgttgttttaacaGCTGAATTTTGTCCGATTTTATCTCCCTCTGCTCATCCACCAACATGAGAAAGTCATCTACTTGGATGATGATGTCATTGTACAAGGTACACGGTTGATTGCCAAGAATATGCGGAAAAGGAGCAGCTAAGTAGAATGACTGTCTTCGTTTTCCAAATAGCTAGTTGTCCAGTGATTTTGACTGCTTGAGTTGTGAGTATAGTACTGTTTTAAATTTAGGAATAGTCTGAAAACAGGGGTTGATATGTACTTTCTGAAGGACTGTTCTCTGATTGCCAAAGCCTATAGCTCTATAGCCTTCCATTTCTCTGCATCCCTAAAACATGGGGAAAGGATGTTCTCACTGATGATATTCTCAGGGGCAAGGCAAGTTTTGCTGTTTAAAAGTTGCATTTTGTCTCCCACATGCAAATAGGGTAAGCGTTGGTGTGGTACCTACAGGgcaacagaaataaagaaatttgatCAATGCTGATCTCAACTTATTATCATGTGTTTTTCTAAATTGGTACAATCTCTTCTTCTTAAGTTAAACTGCCAAGCTACTTGAAATCAAGGAGCAGATCTTATACTTTTCCCCTCATTGCATAATCAGAGGTTGTTTATGCTTGTAGGCCCTATCTAGCTCTAAAACAAATGCTATATAATGTCTTAACTCCTAGTATTTCTAAACTCAGGTGATATCCAAGAACTGTATGACACCACCTTGGCCCTGGGCCATGCAGCAGCTTTTTCAGATGACTGCAATTTGCCTTCTGCTCAGGACATAAACAGACTTGTGGGGCTGCAGGTGGGTATACCGGCTCTTGGAAATCCTGCCTTTTCCCCACCACTCTCATCCCTCTCCTTCCCGATCACTCAAACTGAGTGCAATCTACAGCTTTGAGAACCCGGGTGGCCAGTCTGGACTGTGGGAGGGAGAATGGCACCGGGGTTAAGCGTCTGGGCTTTTGTCCATTCAAACCCAGCTCCACCTGATCCTGACTCTGGAGCTAAGTCctacttttcttttctgaaaaatagTGACAATAATATCTATTTTGTGGTAGAAAAAAtctattttgttgtgttttgtgaGCTGTAATGAAATAACGATGTACACGTGTGCAGCATGCACTAAATGCTCTAGAAACAATGGCTGTTATCTAGTCACTCATAACCACGCTCTGGTCAGGGATGATGTTTTCTATAAAAGTGGCCATTGTTGAGCCTTTGTTTCTATTTTCAGAGTTTGACagtcactctttttttctttcaataaaggAAACTATTGGTTTTGTTCAAGGGTAAGGATCTCCTTACCTTGGTGGAAATGAGGGAAGTTGAAGTGCTATGtaacaatgaaagagaaagaatagctttaaaatacaaaatgctgTTAAAAATTGAATGTTGTTCTCCAAAAAAAGTTCCAGTAAATAATTGTATATATGTGACATTCTTTAAGGCCTAGGCTCTGGGGCCAGACTCAACTCTGTCAAAATCTTGCTCTAtcacttactagctttgtgaccttgggaagtTACTTAACCAATTGTATTTAGTTATTTGCCAAATAGAGGTAATAATAGTCCTTCCTTTGTACAGTtatttttgtaaggattaaatgagttaatacatataaGATTATTACATGCAATCAATGAAGCAATGCATGTCAAGttcttagaatagtgcctggcacacaaaaggtgctaaaatatttccattatttccatGTTATATTTGAGCATCACATCAAGGTGGATTATGACAGCCTATGTGGGTGAAACAGTATGTCCTGCTTCATgctacattcattcaacaactacaTATTGGGTGCTTACTATGTACTAGGCACTGTTTTAGGTACTGGTAATACAGTAAACTAAACTAAAATTCCTACCTTTGCGTGGCTTACATTCTAGGGGGCAAAGACAGACAGTAAACAAGTAACTAAAATATATTATAGATCATCAGGGTAGAGGTGGGGTGTTGCATTTTAAATAGGGTAGTCAGGGAAGTCtccactgagaaggtgacatttgaacctATATCTGAAAGAATTGAGGAAACCACCTATGCagatatttaggaaaaaatatttctggaagaGGCAGTAgccagtgcaaaggtcctgaggcaggggTGTGTCTGGTGTATTAAAGGAACAAGGAGTTAATGCAGCAGAGGGAGCAACAGGGAGAATGGATGAAGTTGGAGAAATAATGGGGTGCCAGATGGTAT
Above is a window of Choloepus didactylus isolate mChoDid1 chromosome 8, mChoDid1.pri, whole genome shotgun sequence DNA encoding:
- the GLT8D2 gene encoding glycosyltransferase 8 domain-containing protein 2 isoform X2, which codes for MEEEIPVVICAAAGRMGAAMAAINSIYSNTDANILFYVVGLRNTLTRIRKWIEHSKLREINFKIVEFNPMVLKGKIRPDSSRPELLQPLNFVRFYLPLLIHQHEKVIYLDDDVIVQGDIQELYDTTLALGHAAAFSDDCNLPSAQDINRLVGLQNTYMGYLDYRKKSIKDLGISPSTCTFNPGVIVANMTEWKHQRITKQLEKWMQKNVEENLYSSTLGGGVATSPMLIVFHDRYSTINPLWHVKHLGWNPDARYSEHFLQEAKLLHWNGRHKPWDFPSVHNDLWESWFVPDPAGIFKLNHHNS